The following are encoded together in the Penaeus chinensis breed Huanghai No. 1 chromosome 20, ASM1920278v2, whole genome shotgun sequence genome:
- the LOC125036065 gene encoding ankyrin repeat and SOCS box protein 8-like, with amino-acid sequence METAAYKRSRARPGYNVPKEPTQEERLERLNTAIQAITFDDVRTVVSCIPGNIEVGATYDLVLGASQNKPRRVKASLLHLAVHHRAAQCAKLLLHLGAPTEATDSELGDCAIHAGVRMSRYDLVTLLLEYGASPTSTNAADDTPLHLAAKQGLVHTCKALLEAGADPTARNRYNETPWDTATLAGSPSSLACADIILTNHLQAKDSARSLRQLTSRPV; translated from the exons ATGGAGACGGCG GCCTACAAACGCTCCCGAGCGCGTCCTGGCTACAACGTGCCGAAGGAACCGACGCAGGAGGAACGTCTCGAGCGCCTGAACACGGCCATTCAGGCGATCACTTTCGATGACGTTCGgacg GTAGTGTCGTGCATCCCCGGCAACATCGAAGTGGGCGCCACTTACGACCTGGTGTTGGGGGCGAGCCAGAACAAACCCCGGAGAGTGAAGGCAAGTCTCCTCCACCTCGCCGTCCACCACCGGGCTGCCCAGTGTGCCAAGCTCCTTCTGCATCTAGGGGCGCCGACCGAGG CCACAGACAGCGAGCTGGGCGATTGCGCCATCCACGCCGGCGTCAGGATGTCCCGCTACGACTTGGTGACCCTCCTGCTGGAGTACGGCGCCTCCCCGACCTCCACCAACGCCGCCGACGACACTCCCCTGCACCTAGCGGCTAAGCAGGGCCTCGTGCACACCTGCAAGGCTTTGCTCGAGGCTGGGGCCGACCCAACGGCAAGGAACAG GTATAACGAGACGCCATGGGACACCGCTACCCTCGCCGGCTCCCCCTCCTCATTGGCCTGCGCAGACATCATTCTAACTAACCATCTGCAGGCCAAAGACAGCGCCAGGAGTCTAAGGCAGCTGACCAGTCGGCCCGTGTGA